One Trichosurus vulpecula isolate mTriVul1 chromosome 7, mTriVul1.pri, whole genome shotgun sequence genomic region harbors:
- the DLK2 gene encoding LOW QUALITY PROTEIN: protein delta homolog 2 (The sequence of the model RefSeq protein was modified relative to this genomic sequence to represent the inferred CDS: inserted 1 base in 1 codon; substituted 1 base at 1 genomic stop codon) yields the protein MPLSWPAPRPYRGPPCAAPGSGLDPVGSPGPALRTPLPXAGLLGARRRHPPRXGRIRPSLLGPALTMPSGCRCLQLVSLLWILGASGQPTHADDCSSHCDLAHGCCEPDGTCRCDPGWEGLHCEQCVRMPGCQHGTCHQPWQCICRSGWAGKFCDKDEHICTKQPPCQNGGKCVYEGDGEYHCVCPPGFHGHNCERKTGPCERAGSPCRNGGQCQDDQGFAENFTCRCLAGFVGPRCEVNVDDCLMRPCANGATCHDGINRFSCHCPEGFAGRFCTVNLDDCASRPCQHGARCRDRVHDFDCLCPDGYGGKTCEIVLPAPDLPTEPDKAPGPSPAAVVPFTVPAPFSVGAGLLRISVKEVVRQQEAGIGESSLLVLVVFGVLTATAVLTTGLLIFWAWRHGHCPTGPCCYPFHQYAAPPEQHDRECQVSMLPAGISPPAGSPPEPGKTTAL from the exons ATGCCGCTTTCCTGGCCGGCCCCTCGGCCCTATAGGGGGCCGCCCTGCGCAGCCCCCGGCTCTGGCCTGGATCCTGTTGGATCCCCCGGCCCCGCTCTCCGCACTCCGCTTC TGGCTGGGCTCCTGGGCGCACGGCGCCGTCACCCCCCGAGGTGAGGGAGGA TTCGTCCGTCCCTCCTGGGGCCGGCGCTGACCATGCCCAGCGGTTGCCGCTGCCTTCAGCTCGTGTCCCTGCTCTGGATCCTGGGGGCATCAGGACAGCCCACCCATG CTGATGACTGTAGTTCCCACTGTGATCTGGCCCACGGCTGCTGTGAGCCTGACGGCACGTGCAG GTGTGACCCTGGCTGGGAGGGACTACACTGTGAGCAGTGCGTCAGGATGCCCGGCTGCCAGCATGGCACCTGTCACCAACCCTGGCAGTGTATCTGCCGTAGTGGCTGGGCAGGCAAATTCTGTGACAAAG ATGAGCACATCTGCACCAAGCAGCCACCCTGCCAGAATGGAGGGAAGTGTGTATATGAGGGGGATGGGGAGTACCACTGCGTGTGCCCACCAGGTTTTCACGGGCATAACTGTGAGCGCAAGACTGGGCCCTGTGAGCGTGCTGG GTCTCCTTGCCGGAATGGTGGGCAGTGCCAAGATGATCAAGGCTTTGCAGAGAATTTCACATGCCGCTGCTTGGCAGGCTTTGTGGGTCCACGCTGTGAGGTCAATGTGGATGACTGCCTAATGAGACCCTGTGCCAATGGCGCCACCTGTCATGATGGCATCAACCGCTTCTCCTGCCACTGCCCCGAAGGCTTTGCTGGCCGCTTCTGCACTGTCAACCTGGATGACTGTGCCAGCCGACCATGCCAGCACGGTGCCCGCTGCCGGGACCGTGTCCATGACTTCGATTGCCTCTGCCCTGATGGCTACGGGGGCAAGACATGtgagattgtcctcccagccccGGACCTCCCTACGGAGCCAGACAAAGCCCCCGGACCCAGCCCTGCAGCTGTGGTTCCTTTCACGGTACCAGCCCCCTTCAGCGTGGGTGCAGGGCTACTTCGAATCTCAGTGAAGGAAGTAGTGCGACAACAAGAGGCAGGGATAGGGGAGTCAAGCCTGCTTGTTTTGGTGGTATTCGGGGTCCTCACTGCCACTGCAGTCCTCACCACAGGGCTGTTGATCTTTTGGGCATGGCGCCATGGCCACTGCCCCACCGGGCCCTGCTGCTACCCTTTTCACCAATATGCCGCACCCCCTGAGCAACATGACCGGGAGTGCCAAGTCAGCATGCTCCCTGCTGGAATCTCCCCTCCAGCCGGCTCCCCACCTGAGCCTGGCAAGACCACAGCACTGTGA